Proteins encoded within one genomic window of Paenarthrobacter sp. JL.01a:
- a CDS encoding TetR/AcrR family transcriptional regulator has translation MPDRRTQLADAALAVVAAQGLKGLTHRSVDAQAGVAVGTTSNYFRNRAALVGAAVDRVEELDTLLLQQGAQERPTSTTAVAQQLAGAVMGLAQENAGLTRARFVFALDQPEVVAAGHERLVSALAQLLEAMGVTEPRARAEAVSDYSDGLVLHLLTSRKGQGISKERVAENIQRLLEA, from the coding sequence ATGCCCGATCGACGAACCCAGTTAGCCGATGCCGCGCTCGCCGTCGTCGCCGCCCAAGGCCTTAAGGGCCTCACGCACCGTTCCGTCGACGCACAAGCCGGAGTCGCCGTCGGGACAACCTCGAACTACTTCCGCAACCGTGCCGCCCTGGTGGGTGCCGCCGTCGACCGCGTTGAAGAGCTGGACACCCTCCTGCTGCAGCAGGGCGCCCAGGAACGCCCGACGTCGACCACGGCAGTGGCGCAGCAGCTCGCCGGAGCGGTCATGGGACTCGCGCAGGAAAACGCAGGACTGACGAGGGCACGCTTCGTTTTCGCGCTGGACCAGCCGGAGGTAGTGGCGGCCGGACACGAGCGGCTGGTATCGGCGTTGGCACAGCTGCTCGAGGCCATGGGGGTGACGGAACCGAGGGCGCGGGCAGAAGCGGTTTCCGATTACAGCGACGGCCTGGTCCTGCACCTGCTGACCTCGAGGAAGGGCCAGGGCATCAGCAAGGAAAGGGTGGCGGAAAACATCCAGCGGCTCTTGGAGGCCTGA
- a CDS encoding SOS response-associated peptidase gives MARAVGDLLAVFDAELENEIALEKSWNVAPTDAVPIVLERLVDDDVKRQLHVAKWGLVPSWAKDPKGGARLINARSETLLEKPSFKKAVVARRCAVPADGYYEWKKGEGKNKQPYYVHPVDGHGLVFAGLYEWWRDQSASPDDPARWLLSMSILTADTPTADSARTRRSASVFDELTSLHDRVPLPMSTETMEAWLDPREKDAAGLVDLVRSRAHDAAADWTLDPVGAAVGNVRNNSPELIEPVEGLF, from the coding sequence ATGGCCCGTGCGGTGGGAGATTTGCTCGCCGTCTTCGACGCTGAGCTTGAGAACGAGATTGCCTTGGAGAAGTCGTGGAACGTTGCCCCGACGGACGCGGTCCCGATCGTCCTTGAGCGGTTGGTCGATGACGACGTCAAGAGGCAGCTTCACGTGGCCAAGTGGGGATTGGTGCCCTCCTGGGCCAAGGATCCCAAGGGTGGTGCCCGCTTGATCAACGCGCGCAGTGAAACCCTTTTGGAGAAGCCTTCCTTCAAGAAGGCTGTCGTAGCCCGACGATGCGCGGTGCCGGCGGACGGCTATTACGAGTGGAAGAAGGGCGAGGGCAAGAACAAGCAGCCGTACTACGTCCACCCCGTAGATGGGCACGGCCTGGTGTTCGCCGGTTTGTATGAGTGGTGGCGGGACCAGAGTGCGTCCCCGGACGATCCCGCCCGTTGGTTGTTGTCCATGTCCATCCTGACCGCGGATACTCCGACGGCGGATTCGGCACGAACGCGACGCAGCGCTTCGGTGTTCGATGAACTGACATCCCTGCACGACCGCGTCCCCCTGCCCATGAGCACAGAGACGATGGAAGCGTGGCTCGATCCGCGGGAAAAGGACGCCGCAGGCCTTGTGGACCTGGTCCGCTCCCGGGCGCACGATGCCGCTGCCGATTGGACGCTGGACCCGGTGGGGGCCGCCGTCGGGAATGTCCGTAACAACTCGCCGGAGCTTATCGAACCCGTGGAGGGCCTGTTCTAG
- a CDS encoding mycoredoxin yields the protein MDFTPDSGTITMFSTTWCGYCNRLKKQLDAKGIGYTEINIEEVDGTAELVEQLNGGNRTVPTVLFPDGTAATNPSASEVESRLAA from the coding sequence GTGGACTTCACTCCCGACTCCGGCACCATCACCATGTTCTCGACCACCTGGTGCGGTTACTGCAACCGCCTGAAGAAGCAGCTCGATGCCAAGGGCATCGGCTACACCGAGATCAACATCGAAGAAGTCGATGGCACGGCCGAACTCGTCGAGCAGCTCAACGGAGGCAACCGCACCGTCCCCACCGTGCTCTTCCCGGATGGCACGGCTGCCACCAACCCCTCAGCCTCCGAGGTCGAGAGCCGCCTCGCCGCCTAA
- a CDS encoding S-(hydroxymethyl)mycothiol dehydrogenase encodes MVHAVKGVVVRSKGTPATLETVLVPEPGPGEALVDILTSGVCHTDLHYKLGGISDDFPFLLGHEATGVVSAVGPDVTDVAPGDRVVLNWRAVCGNCRACKRGEPQYCFNTHNATQKMTLEDGTELSPALGIGAFIEKTLVAAGQCTKVDPDADAAAVGLLGCGVMAGLGAALNTGGVKRGDSVAVIGCGGVGVAAIAGATLAGATTIIAVDIDAKKLERAKDLGATHTVDSSAGDPVEEIRALTGGFGADVVIDAVGRPETYKQAFYARDLAGTVVLVGVPTPEMTLELPLLDVFGRGGSLKSSWYGDCLPSRDFPMLVDLYKQGKLDLDAFVTERISIEQVEEAFDKMHHGAVLRSVVEL; translated from the coding sequence ATGGTCCACGCAGTCAAAGGCGTCGTCGTCCGCTCCAAGGGCACACCCGCAACCCTCGAAACCGTCCTTGTTCCCGAACCCGGCCCGGGCGAGGCCCTGGTGGACATCCTCACCAGCGGCGTCTGCCACACCGACCTCCACTACAAGCTTGGGGGCATCAGCGACGACTTCCCGTTCCTGCTCGGCCACGAGGCTACCGGCGTCGTCAGCGCAGTGGGTCCGGACGTCACCGACGTCGCACCGGGCGACCGTGTCGTCCTGAACTGGCGCGCCGTCTGCGGCAACTGCCGCGCCTGTAAGCGCGGCGAACCCCAGTACTGCTTCAATACCCACAACGCCACCCAGAAAATGACCCTTGAGGACGGCACGGAACTGTCCCCGGCACTGGGCATCGGCGCTTTCATCGAGAAGACCCTCGTCGCCGCCGGACAGTGCACCAAGGTCGACCCCGACGCCGATGCTGCTGCCGTAGGCCTGCTCGGCTGCGGTGTCATGGCAGGTCTCGGCGCCGCCCTGAACACCGGAGGCGTCAAGCGCGGCGACTCAGTGGCCGTCATCGGCTGCGGCGGCGTAGGCGTGGCAGCCATCGCGGGCGCGACGCTCGCAGGCGCAACCACCATCATCGCCGTCGACATCGACGCCAAGAAGCTCGAACGCGCAAAGGACCTCGGCGCGACGCACACGGTTGATTCATCGGCAGGAGACCCGGTCGAAGAAATCCGTGCTCTCACTGGCGGCTTCGGCGCAGACGTGGTGATTGACGCCGTCGGACGCCCCGAAACGTACAAGCAGGCCTTCTACGCGCGCGACCTCGCAGGAACCGTGGTCCTCGTTGGCGTTCCCACACCGGAGATGACCCTGGAACTGCCCTTGTTGGACGTGTTCGGCCGCGGCGGCTCCCTCAAGTCGTCCTGGTACGGCGACTGCCTGCCCTCTCGCGATTTCCCCATGCTGGTGGACCTCTACAAGCAAGGCAAGCTGGACCTCGACGCCTTCGTCACCGAACGGATCTCCATCGAGCAGGTGGAAGAAGCTTTCGACAAGATGCACCACGGCGCAGTCCTGCGATCGGTGGTTGAGCTGTGA
- a CDS encoding MBL fold metallo-hydrolase codes for MSAANLTIENVVTSGTFSLDGGTWDVDNNVWIIGDNSECIVIDPAHNPAAIVDAVNGRTVKAILLTHGHDDHIRYAGEFRELVKAPVYLHKEDWMLWHDVFPGVDPDNSISDGDTFDVAGGTLKAVHTPGHSPGSVSFHLPSESTLFSGDTLFQGGPGATGRSYSDFPTIIESIRTKLLTLPEETVVRTGHGDSTTIGAEKPQLDEWIARGH; via the coding sequence GTGAGCGCCGCCAACCTCACGATCGAAAATGTCGTCACGTCCGGGACGTTCTCGCTGGACGGCGGCACCTGGGACGTGGACAACAACGTCTGGATCATTGGGGACAATTCCGAATGCATCGTCATAGACCCCGCCCACAACCCCGCCGCGATTGTGGACGCCGTCAACGGCCGGACCGTCAAAGCCATCCTGCTCACCCACGGGCACGATGACCACATCCGGTACGCAGGCGAGTTCCGCGAACTCGTCAAGGCACCGGTCTACCTGCACAAGGAAGACTGGATGCTTTGGCACGACGTCTTCCCCGGGGTCGATCCTGACAACTCCATCTCGGACGGAGACACCTTCGATGTCGCCGGCGGAACGCTCAAGGCCGTCCACACGCCAGGACATTCACCTGGCTCGGTGTCGTTCCACCTGCCCAGTGAAAGCACCCTCTTCAGTGGGGACACACTCTTCCAAGGCGGCCCGGGAGCAACGGGGCGTTCCTACAGCGACTTCCCCACCATCATCGAGTCCATCAGGACCAAACTCCTGACACTGCCGGAGGAGACTGTGGTCCGCACCGGCCACGGAGACAGCACCACGATCGGCGCGGAGAAGCCGCAGCTCGATGAGTGGATAGCCCGCGGCCACTGA
- a CDS encoding biotin/lipoate A/B protein ligase family protein yields MHEAAAPGKQLTVYRQQASLGAAGDLDFALQLLKRARGGQLGPSLRLYRPQPTVAFGQRDANLPGFAAAEEACRERGFEPLIRKAGGRAAAYHQGTLVIDHIEPHPDAIVRAKARFSEFGELLAGALRSVGVHAAVGEIPGEYCPGEFSVHGEDPDFPAHRIKLIGTAQRVVAGGWLFSSVVVVENSGPIRDVLAASYEVLGLDWDPATAGAANDLLPHLDVTTVEAAVVEAYRSYADVVDGDFRTLLG; encoded by the coding sequence ATGCACGAAGCCGCCGCCCCAGGCAAACAGCTCACCGTCTACCGGCAACAGGCGTCCCTGGGCGCTGCAGGAGACCTCGACTTTGCCCTGCAGCTGCTCAAGCGTGCCCGCGGCGGTCAGCTCGGGCCCTCGCTTCGTTTGTACCGGCCGCAACCCACGGTTGCTTTCGGCCAGCGGGATGCCAACCTGCCGGGCTTCGCCGCAGCCGAAGAAGCGTGCAGGGAGCGTGGCTTTGAGCCGCTCATCCGGAAGGCCGGTGGCAGGGCGGCCGCCTATCACCAAGGGACGCTGGTGATCGACCACATTGAGCCGCACCCCGACGCCATCGTCCGAGCAAAGGCGCGTTTCTCCGAGTTCGGCGAGCTGTTGGCGGGCGCTCTGCGCAGCGTCGGTGTCCATGCCGCCGTCGGCGAGATCCCCGGGGAGTACTGCCCCGGCGAGTTCAGCGTCCACGGAGAGGACCCTGACTTTCCCGCGCACCGGATCAAACTGATCGGCACCGCCCAACGCGTTGTGGCCGGCGGCTGGTTGTTCAGCTCCGTGGTGGTGGTGGAGAATTCCGGTCCCATCCGTGATGTCCTGGCGGCCAGCTATGAGGTGCTGGGCCTGGATTGGGATCCCGCGACGGCCGGCGCCGCCAACGACTTGCTGCCCCACCTTGACGTAACCACCGTGGAGGCGGCGGTTGTCGAGGCGTACCGCAGCTATGCGGACGTCGTCGACGGCGACTTCCGCACCCTCCTGGGCTGA
- a CDS encoding thioesterase family protein: MTTALPELADGVFYYESLGGGRFRSTIHAQGAWNPHEQHMAPASGILADALVRHEPRDDVRLARISYEILGLIPGGEFQITTSTLRPGKTIELIQAELFAGGRVAIRAAAWRMITSDTSAVAAVEDEPMPAPDECKPWDGASVWPGGYIRSLEMRIAEGHRPGSGRVWIRTSHPLTNRADSTDLARLMGLVDTANGIAARVPPGKDSYIFPNVDLQIHMYRAPAGEWLGLDNKVSFGADGIGLTSTVLHDIDGPFGRAEQILTLRKS, translated from the coding sequence TTGACTACTGCATTACCGGAACTGGCGGACGGCGTTTTCTATTACGAATCGTTGGGCGGTGGCCGTTTCCGTTCCACGATTCATGCCCAAGGCGCTTGGAATCCTCACGAACAACACATGGCGCCGGCCTCGGGAATCCTCGCCGATGCCCTTGTGCGGCATGAGCCCAGGGATGATGTCCGGCTTGCCCGGATCAGCTACGAAATCCTTGGCCTGATCCCTGGCGGAGAGTTTCAGATCACCACCTCGACGTTGAGGCCGGGGAAGACCATTGAACTGATCCAGGCCGAGCTTTTCGCCGGAGGGCGCGTAGCCATCCGGGCCGCCGCCTGGCGCATGATCACGAGCGATACCAGCGCTGTGGCCGCGGTCGAGGACGAACCAATGCCCGCACCTGATGAATGCAAGCCCTGGGACGGGGCCAGTGTTTGGCCGGGCGGATACATCCGCTCCCTGGAGATGCGCATCGCCGAAGGGCACCGCCCGGGATCGGGCAGGGTGTGGATCCGGACCTCGCACCCCCTGACGAATCGGGCAGACAGCACTGACCTTGCGCGGTTGATGGGCCTCGTGGACACGGCCAACGGCATCGCTGCGCGTGTCCCTCCTGGCAAAGACAGTTACATCTTCCCGAACGTGGACCTGCAGATCCACATGTACCGCGCACCGGCGGGCGAATGGCTTGGACTGGACAATAAGGTCTCTTTCGGCGCCGATGGCATTGGTTTGACGTCGACAGTGTTGCACGACATTGATGGGCCGTTCGGCAGGGCCGAGCAGATCCTGACGTTGAGGAAGAGCTGA
- a CDS encoding DedA family protein — protein sequence MDQIMSLPFGVALATLFAIVMIRVNVTYWIGRGAVAGFAHTRYGTSLQRPKAARAQALIQRWGPYAVVLSFLTIGLQTAINLAAGAARMPLRRYLPAAIIGSIVWALLYATIGLAALEAWLAVAAGSPVGAAVGIAVAAALVVWIVVIRKRRAAGKSADTVV from the coding sequence GTGGACCAGATCATGAGTTTGCCCTTCGGCGTTGCCCTTGCAACGCTCTTCGCGATTGTCATGATCCGCGTCAATGTCACGTATTGGATCGGCCGTGGAGCTGTCGCCGGATTCGCGCACACCCGTTACGGGACCTCGCTCCAACGCCCCAAAGCAGCCCGGGCCCAAGCCCTCATCCAGCGGTGGGGACCCTACGCCGTCGTTCTTTCCTTCCTCACCATCGGCCTCCAGACCGCGATCAATCTGGCGGCCGGCGCCGCGCGCATGCCCCTTCGGAGATATCTCCCCGCGGCCATTATCGGGTCCATCGTTTGGGCGCTCCTGTACGCCACCATCGGACTTGCGGCCTTGGAGGCCTGGCTGGCGGTTGCCGCGGGGTCGCCGGTTGGGGCCGCGGTGGGCATCGCCGTGGCGGCTGCCTTGGTTGTCTGGATCGTTGTGATCCGCAAGCGTCGGGCGGCAGGCAAATCAGCGGATACAGTGGTCTGA
- a CDS encoding FAD-dependent oxidoreductase codes for MKSLWLDRESRFTSDAMPEEKHFDTIVVGAGLTGMVTALLLSRAGQRVVVFEARTLGAVTTGNTTGKLSLLQGGALSALRGQYSIKVVQAYVEANKSGQAWLTQYLEQQGVPFQRRTAVTFATSDDGAQRLRKEAAVSRDAGLEVHFSRDAGLPFPVTEALELEDQAQIHPMEVLDTLAADIREHGGLVVEGVQVQNVGSDNPLEVSTRKGTFTADTVVIATGTPILDRGLYFAKLEPNRSYAAALRPSPGAQLPQAMYLSIDAPTRSQRTHPTAEGELLLVGGYGHTGGRAASPQQHLNDLLGWANKHYPGAEVTHTWSAQDYQATNLVPFFGKLPRGHGRIFFGTGYNKWGMSNGVAAALSITSDILGGQSDWARIIHHRVTSPQGALQAVRLNASTTKRMIEDKAKVRSNPEITDETRPPEGSGVVGLYKGEPAAVSTVDGKVCRVSASCAHLGGLLTWNDAEKSWDCPLHGSRFTPEGKYLEGPATHHLQKTVGKKKD; via the coding sequence ATGAAATCGCTGTGGTTGGACAGGGAATCGCGCTTTACCTCTGACGCCATGCCCGAAGAAAAGCACTTCGACACCATCGTGGTCGGTGCCGGGCTGACGGGGATGGTGACGGCGTTGTTGCTGTCCCGGGCCGGTCAGCGCGTGGTGGTCTTCGAAGCACGCACCCTCGGGGCCGTGACCACGGGCAACACCACGGGCAAGCTGAGCCTGCTCCAGGGCGGAGCACTGTCCGCCCTCCGGGGGCAGTACTCCATCAAAGTGGTGCAGGCCTATGTGGAAGCAAACAAGTCCGGCCAGGCGTGGCTCACGCAGTATCTGGAACAGCAGGGCGTTCCATTCCAGCGCCGGACTGCGGTCACCTTCGCCACTTCCGACGACGGCGCCCAGCGGCTCCGCAAGGAGGCTGCGGTGTCGCGGGACGCAGGTTTGGAGGTCCACTTCAGTCGGGACGCGGGACTGCCGTTTCCAGTCACTGAAGCCTTGGAATTGGAGGACCAGGCCCAGATCCATCCGATGGAGGTCCTGGACACACTTGCTGCGGACATCCGGGAACATGGCGGCCTGGTTGTTGAAGGAGTGCAGGTTCAGAACGTGGGATCCGACAATCCCCTGGAAGTGTCCACGCGCAAAGGAACGTTCACTGCCGACACCGTGGTGATAGCCACGGGCACACCCATCCTCGACCGCGGCCTGTACTTCGCCAAGCTGGAACCCAACCGTTCCTACGCTGCCGCCCTGCGCCCGTCGCCAGGGGCACAACTTCCCCAAGCCATGTACTTGTCCATTGACGCTCCTACCAGGTCGCAGCGCACGCACCCCACGGCTGAGGGCGAGCTGCTGCTGGTGGGCGGCTACGGTCATACCGGTGGCCGGGCCGCATCGCCGCAACAGCACCTGAACGACCTCCTGGGGTGGGCCAACAAGCACTATCCAGGCGCGGAAGTGACACACACCTGGTCAGCGCAGGACTACCAGGCAACGAACCTCGTGCCGTTCTTCGGCAAGCTGCCCCGAGGCCACGGCAGGATCTTCTTCGGCACCGGCTACAACAAATGGGGGATGAGCAACGGCGTCGCCGCTGCCTTGTCCATCACCTCGGACATCCTGGGCGGCCAGTCCGACTGGGCCAGAATCATCCATCACAGGGTCACTTCTCCCCAAGGTGCCCTGCAGGCTGTCCGGCTCAACGCCAGTACCACCAAGCGAATGATTGAGGACAAGGCCAAAGTCAGGAGCAACCCGGAGATCACCGATGAAACCCGTCCACCGGAAGGCAGCGGCGTGGTCGGGCTGTACAAGGGCGAACCCGCAGCGGTGTCCACGGTCGATGGCAAAGTCTGCAGGGTCTCGGCCAGCTGCGCGCACTTGGGCGGACTCTTGACATGGAACGATGCCGAAAAGTCATGGGACTGCCCGCTGCATGGCTCAAGGTTCACGCCGGAGGGCAAATATCTTGAAGGGCCGGCAACCCACCACCTCCAGAAAACGGTGGGCAAAAAGAAGGACTAG
- a CDS encoding DNA alkylation repair protein, giving the protein MSDAGEFVDYTLQMESTWEKAAEASERLGGGLKVYGASVGAVRGTVRDALKRHKNLDHDDITALSSELWEEPVYERRLAAVVLLQTKVGVLVNTDLTRIEGFIRQAGTRELVDPLATDVVRPLLNRLEGRARERAERVLERWSTDPDEELRRAAALATGAATP; this is encoded by the coding sequence GTGAGTGATGCCGGTGAATTCGTTGACTACACCCTGCAAATGGAATCCACCTGGGAAAAAGCTGCTGAGGCTTCCGAGCGTTTGGGTGGGGGACTAAAGGTCTATGGCGCGTCCGTCGGCGCTGTCCGGGGAACGGTGCGCGATGCCCTGAAGCGTCACAAGAACCTCGACCACGATGACATCACCGCACTGAGTTCGGAACTGTGGGAGGAGCCGGTCTACGAGCGGCGGCTGGCCGCCGTCGTCCTGCTCCAAACCAAAGTCGGTGTCCTGGTCAACACGGACCTCACGCGCATCGAGGGCTTCATCAGGCAGGCCGGAACCAGGGAATTGGTGGATCCCCTCGCCACGGACGTCGTACGACCCCTGCTGAACCGGCTGGAGGGGCGCGCCAGGGAACGTGCTGAACGCGTGCTGGAGCGGTGGTCTACGGACCCTGATGAGGAGCTGCGCCGCGCGGCCGCTTTGGCCACAGGGGCCGCCACCCCTTGA
- a CDS encoding YhcG family protein — MPSKELATEVSFPGVPAASSMPDWYPALLSTVAREVRAGRTRAMAAANSELLNSYWSIGRQLAERESEQGWGAKVVTRLSADIRTRFPEAKGFSPRNLRYMKSFAQAWPDFPMLQAPLATLPWYHQIALLEKLDDAATRLWYAAAAAQHGWSRNVLTHQISTRLHERSGQAITNFKSTMVPADSDLAQQATKDPYVFDFLAMSDRHTERDLELQLVKHVEKFLLELGQGFAFVGEQVRLEIAGDEFFADLLFYHLKLRCYMVIELKAVKFEPGFLGQLGMYMAAVDDLMAHPDDKPTIGLLLCKEKNSVVAEYALRGFNAPVGIAEWRTSLADSLPDELVASLPSIETLEAELATEAARLGSVSNTE; from the coding sequence ATGCCATCCAAAGAGCTCGCCACCGAGGTCTCGTTTCCGGGCGTTCCGGCGGCTTCCTCCATGCCTGACTGGTATCCCGCTTTGCTCAGCACCGTGGCGCGGGAGGTCCGGGCGGGCAGGACCCGGGCCATGGCAGCGGCCAACTCGGAGCTGCTGAATTCGTACTGGAGCATCGGACGGCAACTGGCCGAGCGTGAATCCGAGCAAGGCTGGGGTGCCAAAGTGGTCACGCGGCTGTCGGCTGACATCCGCACCCGGTTCCCCGAGGCCAAGGGCTTCTCCCCCAGGAACCTGCGGTACATGAAGAGCTTCGCCCAGGCCTGGCCCGACTTTCCAATGTTGCAAGCGCCTCTTGCAACATTGCCCTGGTACCACCAGATCGCCCTTCTCGAAAAGCTCGACGACGCCGCCACGCGGCTTTGGTACGCGGCGGCGGCTGCGCAGCATGGATGGTCCCGCAACGTCCTGACACACCAGATCTCCACCCGCCTGCATGAACGCTCAGGGCAGGCGATCACCAATTTCAAGTCCACCATGGTTCCCGCGGACTCTGACCTTGCCCAGCAGGCCACCAAGGACCCCTATGTCTTTGACTTCCTCGCCATGAGCGATCGCCACACAGAACGGGACCTGGAGCTGCAGTTGGTGAAACACGTGGAGAAATTCCTGTTGGAACTGGGCCAGGGTTTCGCCTTTGTCGGCGAACAGGTCCGGCTTGAGATTGCAGGAGATGAGTTTTTCGCCGACTTGCTCTTCTACCACCTGAAGTTGCGCTGCTACATGGTCATCGAGCTGAAAGCCGTGAAGTTCGAGCCAGGTTTCCTTGGCCAGCTGGGTATGTACATGGCTGCCGTCGATGACCTCATGGCACACCCTGACGACAAACCAACCATCGGCTTGCTGCTGTGCAAGGAGAAGAATAGTGTCGTAGCGGAGTACGCCTTGCGGGGTTTCAATGCACCCGTGGGAATCGCGGAGTGGCGGACCTCGCTGGCGGATTCTTTGCCTGATGAGTTGGTTGCGAGCCTGCCGAGCATCGAGACACTGGAAGCGGAATTGGCCACCGAGGCTGCGCGGCTTGGGTCAGTTTCCAACACTGAATAG
- a CDS encoding HNH endonuclease produces the protein MGRKPERRVGAGASAAVVPTLPASTVPADVVADLNPASASPGTISSDLINQLRVLEDMKSAISGLQAKITVAFDLAQRAEQAEAGVPPSERGKGVGAQVALARRESPTRGSRLLGLAKALVTEMPHTMAAVDAGLLNEWRATLIVKETACLSVEDRAAVDEELAPDTGTFDGAGDKSIVAAAKAAAYRRDPRSVTQRAAHAANERTVSLRPAPDTMTILTALLPVAQGVAAYAALTRAADSARSRPGGDKRGRGQVMADTLVERITGSSDGYTGIDLQLVMTDRTLLAGDPEPVRLTGYGVVPAEWARNLVTRTKAHGDPGSDFNVWLRRLYTAPGTGELLATDSRSRFFPPGMRRFLEVRDNLCRTPYCDAPIRHIDHIIPWRHGGPTSLENAAGLCEACNHTKENPGWTSRTTAGSIDTRAIHTLEVLTPTGHSYRSQARALPGHIPAVVDSS, from the coding sequence ATGGGACGCAAGCCGGAGAGACGAGTTGGTGCAGGGGCCAGCGCTGCCGTGGTGCCAACTCTTCCGGCGAGTACCGTGCCCGCGGACGTAGTGGCCGATCTCAATCCAGCCTCCGCCAGTCCCGGCACCATAAGCAGCGATCTGATTAACCAGCTGCGCGTACTGGAAGATATGAAGTCAGCCATATCGGGGTTGCAGGCCAAGATCACTGTGGCCTTCGACCTTGCCCAGCGCGCTGAGCAGGCCGAGGCGGGCGTGCCGCCTTCCGAACGCGGCAAGGGCGTGGGAGCACAGGTGGCTCTCGCGCGGCGGGAATCCCCCACCCGTGGGTCCCGGCTGCTGGGGCTGGCGAAGGCATTGGTGACGGAGATGCCACACACCATGGCCGCTGTGGATGCAGGACTGCTGAATGAGTGGCGGGCGACGCTGATCGTCAAGGAAACAGCGTGCCTGTCCGTGGAAGACCGGGCGGCGGTGGATGAAGAACTGGCCCCGGACACTGGAACGTTCGACGGCGCCGGGGACAAGTCCATCGTCGCCGCCGCGAAAGCCGCCGCCTACCGCCGTGATCCTCGTTCGGTAACTCAAAGGGCTGCACATGCCGCGAACGAGAGGACCGTAAGCCTCCGCCCGGCACCGGACACCATGACCATCTTGACCGCACTGCTTCCGGTTGCCCAAGGCGTCGCAGCCTACGCGGCGCTCACCCGCGCCGCTGACTCAGCCCGGTCACGTCCCGGAGGTGACAAACGAGGTCGAGGCCAGGTGATGGCCGACACCCTGGTTGAACGGATCACTGGTTCCTCCGACGGCTATACCGGAATAGACCTGCAACTGGTGATGACAGACCGCACCCTCCTGGCCGGCGACCCGGAGCCGGTGCGACTGACCGGTTACGGGGTTGTCCCGGCCGAGTGGGCCAGAAACCTTGTGACCAGAACGAAGGCCCACGGCGATCCCGGGAGTGACTTCAACGTTTGGCTTCGCCGCCTCTATACGGCACCCGGAACCGGAGAACTCCTCGCTACGGATTCCCGGTCCCGCTTCTTTCCGCCAGGAATGCGACGCTTCCTCGAAGTACGTGACAACTTGTGCCGCACACCGTACTGCGACGCACCTATCCGTCACATCGACCACATCATCCCCTGGCGCCACGGTGGGCCCACCTCGTTGGAGAACGCCGCAGGACTCTGCGAAGCCTGCAACCACACTAAGGAGAACCCAGGCTGGACCAGCAGAACAACTGCGGGCAGCATCGACACCCGGGCCATTCATACTTTGGAGGTCCTGACCCCCACCGGGCACAGCTACCGCTCACAGGCTCGTGCCCTGCCGGGACACATTCCAGCAGTGGTAGATAGCTCCTGA